From the Gymnogyps californianus isolate 813 chromosome 2, ASM1813914v2, whole genome shotgun sequence genome, one window contains:
- the LOC127013521 gene encoding cathelicidin-2-like: MPSSWALVLAVLGGACALPAPVPFTYTQALAQAVDSFNQRPELQNVFRLLSANPEPGPGVDLSTLQGLNFSMMETECTPRSQVNPDDCDFKENGVIKECSGLVQFPQGSPEIDLRCTDASSNPVLVQRGRFGRFLSRIRRLRPRIRVSIYAGGSIRLG; the protein is encoded by the exons ATGCCGAGCTCCTGGGCGCTGGTGCTGGCGGTGCTGGGGGGGGCCTgcgccctccccgccccggtCCCCTTCACCTACACCCAGGCGCTGGCTCAGGCCGTCGACTCCTTCAACCAGCGCCCCGAGCTGCAGAACGTCTTCAGGCTGCTCAGCGCCAACCCCGAGCCCGGCCCG GGCGTCGACCTGAGCACGCTGCAGGGACTCAACTTCAGCATGATGGAGACGGAGTGCACCCCGCGCAGCCAGGTGAACCCCGACGACTGCGACTTCAAGGAGAACGgg gTCATCAAGGAGTGCTCGGGGCTGGTGCAGTTCCCGCAGGGCTCCCCCGAGATCGACCTGCGCTGCACCGACGCCTCCTCCAAC CCGGTTCTCGTCCAGCGGGGCCGGTTCGGGCGCTTCCTGAGCAGGATCCGGCGCCTTCGGCCCAGGATCAGGGTCAGCATCTACGCCGGGGGCTCCATCCGCCTGGGCTGA
- the LOC127013556 gene encoding LOW QUALITY PROTEIN: cathelicidin-3-like (The sequence of the model RefSeq protein was modified relative to this genomic sequence to represent the inferred CDS: inserted 1 base in 1 codon), translating into MLSSWALVLAVXGGACALPTPVPFTYTQALAQAVDSFNQRPELQNVFRLLSANPEPGPDIQLSSLQHLNFTIMETRCPARSGARPDACEFKEDGLIKVCSAPVAQRGSHPVLDVTCVDSTVDLIRVKRFWPLLTLAIKMVAAGINIFKVIIRK; encoded by the exons ATGCTGAGCTCCTGGGCGCTGGTGCTGGCGG CTGGGGGGGCCTGCGCCCTCCCCACCCCGGTCCCCTTCACCTACACCCAGGCGCTGGCTCAGGCCGTTGACTCCTTCAACCAGCGCCCCGAGCTGCAGAACGTCTTCAGGCTGCTCAGCGCCAACCCCGAGCCCGGCCCG GACATccagctcagctccctgcagcacctCAACTTCACCATCATGGAGACGCGATGCCCGGCGCGCTCGGGCGCCCGCCCCGACGCCTGTGAGTTCAAGGAGGACGGG CTCATCAAGGTCTGCTCCGCGCCCGTGGCCCAGCGTGGCAGCCACCCCGTGCTCGACGTCACCTGCGTGGATTCCACCGTGGAT ctcATCCGGGTCAAGCGCTTCTGGCCGCTGCTGACGCTGGCCATCAAGATGGTGGCCGCCGGCATCAACATCTTCAAGGTCATCATAAGGAAATGA